A single Clostridium sp. AN503 DNA region contains:
- the rpsF gene encoding 30S ribosomal protein S6, which yields MNKYELAVVLSAKLEDEERAAALEKVQGYITRFGGTVTNVDDWGKKRLAYEIQKMKEAFYYFIKFESENSECSNEVEAHIRIMEPVIRYLCVKQDEQ from the coding sequence ACGAATTAGCAGTTGTTCTGAGCGCAAAACTCGAAGATGAAGAGAGAGCAGCAGCACTGGAGAAGGTACAGGGTTACATCACCCGCTTCGGTGGTACTGTGACAAACGTTGATGATTGGGGCAAGAAGAGACTTGCTTACGAGATTCAGAAGATGAAAGAAGCTTTCTACTACTTCATCAAGTTCGAGTCTGAGAATTCTGAGTGCTCTAACGAAGTGGAAGCCCACATTCGTATCATGGAGCCGGTTATCAGATATCTTTGCGTTAAGCAGGACGAGCAGTAA
- a CDS encoding single-stranded DNA-binding protein — MNRVILMGRLTRDPEVRYSQGERSMAIARYTLAVDRRGRRSQDGSEQTADFINIVAFDRAGEFAEKYFRQGMRVLVSGRIQTGSYTNKEGQRVYTTDIIVDDQEFADSKGAAGNGGGESGGYGYQPTSRPAPTSAIGDGFMNIPDGVEDEGLPFN; from the coding sequence ATGAATAGAGTAATTCTTATGGGCAGATTGACCAGAGATCCGGAAGTGAGATATTCACAGGGAGAGCGTTCCATGGCGATTGCAAGGTATACGCTTGCAGTGGACCGCAGAGGCCGCAGAAGCCAGGATGGCAGCGAGCAGACAGCAGATTTCATCAACATTGTAGCATTTGACAGAGCCGGTGAATTTGCGGAAAAGTATTTCCGTCAGGGCATGAGAGTGCTTGTCTCCGGACGGATTCAGACTGGCAGCTATACCAACAAAGAAGGTCAGCGCGTTTATACCACAGACATCATCGTAGATGATCAGGAGTTCGCAGACAGCAAGGGCGCAGCAGGAAACGGCGGCGGAGAGAGCGGCGGTTACGGATATCAGCCAACCTCCAGACCGGCTCCGACCAGCGCGATCGGCGACGGATTCATGAACATTCCGGATGGTGTGGAAGACGAAGGTTTGCCTTTCAACTAA
- the rpsR gene encoding 30S ribosomal protein S18, which translates to MAFNRNDKADGSKVRRGGMRRRKKVCVFCGDKNGVIDYKDVNKLKRYVSERGKILPRRITGNCAKHQRALTVAIKRARHIALMPYTME; encoded by the coding sequence ATGGCATTCAATAGAAATGATAAAGCTGACGGCTCTAAGGTAAGGAGAGGCGGCATGCGTAGAAGGAAAAAAGTCTGTGTATTCTGCGGCGACAAGAACGGCGTGATCGATTACAAGGACGTAAATAAGTTAAAGAGATACGTTTCCGAGAGAGGTAAGATTCTTCCGAGAAGAATTACCGGAAACTGTGCAAAGCACCAGAGAGCACTGACTGTTGCGATCAAGAGAGCACGTCACATCGCCCTGATGCCGTACACCATGGAATAA
- a CDS encoding RidA family protein: MKAITIESKLENKGHYVPGVISGGMLYISGQLPVHHETGAPISGDVARQTLDALHNVELVLKAAGLTREHVVMCRIYIPDVAYWDTVNEAYAAFFGPHKPARVIVPSRELHGGALVEIEAVAETKAVAEIEVH, translated from the coding sequence ATGAAAGCAATCACAATTGAATCTAAATTAGAAAACAAGGGACATTATGTTCCTGGCGTAATATCGGGCGGGATGCTGTATATCTCCGGCCAGCTCCCTGTGCACCATGAGACCGGCGCTCCCATATCCGGGGACGTCGCCCGGCAGACGCTTGACGCCCTTCATAATGTGGAGCTGGTGCTGAAAGCGGCCGGGCTTACCAGAGAACATGTCGTTATGTGCCGGATCTACATCCCGGATGTGGCGTACTGGGACACGGTAAATGAAGCTTACGCGGCATTCTTCGGCCCCCATAAACCTGCCCGCGTCATTGTGCCAAGCAGGGAGCTGCATGGCGGCGCACTGGTGGAGATCGAGGCTGTGGCAGAGACCAAGGCTGTGGCAGAAATAGAAGTCCATTAG
- a CDS encoding threonine synthase: MNYICSKCGKKAPVHTLQPKCACGGLWELEFTPPRFTQDGIDRDEWSMFRYRKFMAVSGDAWRAVTLGEGMTPVVRLDEHVLLKMDYFMPTLSFKDRGAAVLMAHCRDIGVDYVVQDSSGNAGNSVAAYAARAGIRCEIFVPEGTSPKKIDMIRAHGAVCTVVPGNRDHCADVCREKVERDGVYYANHVYNPFFYEGTKTYIYEVMEQLRRMPKHILIPVGNGTLFLGAMKALEHLLESGAIPGMPQIIAVQSENCDPILRAAVKGADCPAQVTPKPTLAEGIAIGVPARGEEILAYAHKNQVRFIHAPEDKILEARAVLAGKGIYCEHTTAANYAAYLHYCEEYGVAEDCLITMCGAGVKSDH, encoded by the coding sequence ATGAATTATATCTGTTCAAAATGCGGCAAAAAAGCGCCTGTCCATACCTTACAGCCCAAATGCGCCTGCGGCGGCCTGTGGGAACTGGAGTTTACTCCACCACGGTTTACGCAAGATGGAATCGATCGTGATGAATGGAGTATGTTCCGCTATCGGAAGTTTATGGCGGTAAGCGGGGATGCCTGGAGAGCGGTCACTTTGGGTGAAGGAATGACGCCGGTGGTACGTCTGGATGAACATGTGCTTTTGAAGATGGATTATTTCATGCCTACACTCTCCTTCAAGGACCGGGGAGCCGCTGTGCTGATGGCCCACTGCCGGGATATCGGCGTTGATTATGTGGTGCAGGACAGCAGCGGCAATGCCGGAAACAGCGTTGCTGCTTATGCCGCCAGAGCGGGCATTCGATGCGAAATATTTGTTCCGGAGGGCACGTCGCCCAAAAAGATCGATATGATCCGGGCCCATGGCGCAGTGTGCACGGTGGTTCCGGGAAATCGCGATCATTGTGCGGATGTCTGCAGAGAAAAGGTTGAGCGGGATGGCGTCTATTATGCAAATCATGTTTACAATCCCTTTTTCTATGAGGGGACAAAAACTTATATTTATGAAGTGATGGAGCAGCTTCGCCGTATGCCGAAGCATATCCTGATCCCTGTGGGAAACGGCACCCTCTTTTTAGGGGCCATGAAAGCCCTGGAGCATCTGCTGGAAAGCGGTGCGATTCCTGGTATGCCGCAGATCATAGCGGTGCAGAGTGAGAATTGCGATCCCATTTTGAGGGCGGCTGTAAAGGGAGCGGACTGCCCTGCGCAGGTCACGCCAAAACCCACGTTGGCGGAGGGGATCGCCATTGGCGTACCGGCGCGCGGCGAGGAGATCCTTGCCTATGCTCACAAGAATCAGGTTCGGTTCATTCATGCGCCGGAAGATAAGATACTGGAAGCCAGAGCTGTCCTGGCAGGAAAAGGAATCTACTGCGAACATACCACAGCGGCAAACTATGCGGCTTATCTGCATTATTGTGAGGAGTATGGGGTCGCGGAGGATTGCCTGATCACGATGTGCGGGGCGGGGGTGAAGTCCGACCATTAG
- a CDS encoding SIS domain-containing protein — translation MNVKEIVAAIHTAKPEITSVYFVGCGASQSDLYPGQYFLTANAKKLRTSLHTANEFLYSTPAAVGPDSIVVTCSLSGGTPETVAATKKAMELGAEVIAVTIDADSALAKAAKYQIIHGFAKDYAAKMEKMTNVVDLACEILNTYEGYEHYGDMQDGFSKIYDLINDSVKTLLPRAQAFGKEYKDMPILYVMSSGATAMVAYSFSMFLMMEMQWVPSSSFNCGEFFHGPFEMAEKGVPYLLLMNDGPTRPMDARAMTFLQRFDTKLTVVDAKDFGLSSVIKSSVVEYFNPMLLCGVLRMYAEQVALERNHPLTVRRYMWKLEY, via the coding sequence ATGAATGTAAAAGAGATCGTAGCTGCCATCCACACAGCAAAGCCAGAGATCACATCTGTCTATTTTGTAGGATGCGGCGCATCCCAGTCCGACCTGTATCCCGGACAGTATTTTCTGACAGCAAACGCAAAAAAGCTCAGAACCAGCCTTCACACAGCCAATGAGTTCTTATACTCCACCCCGGCTGCCGTAGGCCCCGACTCCATCGTTGTCACCTGTTCTTTAAGCGGCGGCACCCCCGAGACCGTGGCTGCTACCAAAAAAGCCATGGAACTGGGCGCTGAAGTGATCGCCGTGACCATCGACGCCGATTCCGCTCTGGCAAAAGCCGCCAAATACCAGATCATCCACGGATTTGCAAAGGACTACGCCGCAAAGATGGAGAAGATGACCAACGTGGTAGACTTAGCCTGCGAGATCCTCAATACATATGAGGGCTACGAGCACTACGGCGACATGCAGGACGGCTTCTCAAAGATCTATGACCTGATCAATGATTCCGTCAAGACCCTGCTGCCCCGGGCGCAGGCATTTGGAAAAGAATACAAAGATATGCCGATATTATATGTGATGAGTTCCGGCGCAACCGCCATGGTGGCATACTCCTTCTCCATGTTCCTGATGATGGAGATGCAGTGGGTTCCGTCCAGTTCCTTCAACTGCGGCGAGTTCTTCCACGGCCCGTTTGAGATGGCAGAAAAGGGTGTGCCGTACCTGCTGCTGATGAACGACGGCCCCACCCGCCCCATGGACGCAAGGGCCATGACCTTCCTCCAGAGATTCGACACCAAGCTGACAGTCGTGGACGCCAAGGACTTCGGCCTGTCCTCCGTCATCAAGTCCTCTGTTGTGGAGTACTTTAACCCGATGCTGCTGTGCGGCGTACTGCGCATGTATGCAGAGCAGGTGGCGTTGGAGCGGAACCATCCGTTGACTGTGAGACGGTATATGTGGAAGCTGGAGTATTGA
- a CDS encoding PfkB family carbohydrate kinase: protein MVKFTAAGYVCIDYYPDYGDRSYVTGNGVDVLFNLLDMRDDVKSSIVSAVSDDLYGKMSVEAFTKRNIDCSHLEIIPGGETPKVPLYLVNNDRLHGTPVRGIMQDYEFSDEAVDFICSHEMMHTDFTGRLIPRLEEIRKRGVEIFFDLSSQLRHPALEQVLGNIDCGLVSFEDDVEQAKEFLRHANAMGARLMIATFGKKGSLAYDGSRFYHCDIVPVEQVVNTVGAGDSYFAGFISALIDGKPVPECMQSGAERAARIVSVFDPYL, encoded by the coding sequence ATGGTGAAATTTACTGCGGCGGGATATGTATGCATCGACTACTATCCTGATTATGGTGATCGCAGTTATGTGACAGGAAACGGTGTGGATGTGCTGTTCAATTTGCTGGATATGAGAGATGATGTGAAGTCTTCCATTGTATCTGCGGTATCAGATGATCTGTATGGAAAAATGTCAGTGGAAGCATTTACAAAGAGAAACATTGACTGCTCGCACCTGGAGATCATACCGGGAGGGGAAACGCCTAAGGTACCGTTATATCTGGTGAACAATGACCGGCTCCATGGGACACCGGTCCGCGGCATTATGCAGGATTATGAATTTTCAGATGAGGCGGTTGATTTCATCTGCTCGCATGAGATGATGCATACGGATTTTACGGGACGGTTGATCCCGCGTCTGGAGGAGATACGGAAACGGGGAGTGGAGATCTTTTTTGACCTCAGCAGCCAACTGCGGCATCCGGCGCTGGAACAAGTGCTGGGGAATATTGACTGCGGCCTGGTTTCTTTTGAGGATGACGTAGAACAGGCAAAGGAATTTTTGCGCCATGCCAATGCCATGGGCGCCAGGCTGATGATCGCCACCTTTGGAAAAAAAGGTTCTCTGGCTTATGACGGCAGCCGGTTCTATCACTGCGATATTGTGCCGGTGGAGCAGGTTGTCAATACGGTGGGCGCCGGGGATTCCTATTTTGCCGGATTTATCTCTGCGCTGATTGATGGGAAGCCTGTTCCGGAATGTATGCAGAGTGGGGCCGAAAGGGCCGCCAGGATCGTTTCTGTTTTTGATCCATATCTTTGA
- a CDS encoding amidohydrolase family protein, protein MVIDIHAHPLLFDVINENPEDLQYRREQFGVYKSGINPVDFELILLEDAQIDKVVLLPEDYSAETGRAIVSNDEMVRIIAKSPEHFIGFAGADPRREDAGEELIRAFDELKLSGLKLNLSRLHMYPDDPRLAPLYEICRTRNKPVMFHAGYSWEPDTPAKYSEPIRFEDVAVNYPELRFCLAHMGWPWWEETIMLLMKYPNVYADTSMVYMDSPKNYYEHLFSVNMNLNWLQNCFAHKVMFGSNNPRFRHVRSLAGIRNLPLREDVMDAVLGGNAVRFLGLEG, encoded by the coding sequence ATGGTTATTGATATCCATGCACATCCGCTGCTGTTTGATGTGATCAACGAAAACCCGGAGGACCTGCAGTACAGGAGAGAGCAGTTTGGAGTATATAAGTCAGGGATCAATCCGGTTGATTTTGAGCTGATCCTGCTTGAGGACGCGCAGATCGATAAGGTGGTTCTGCTGCCGGAGGACTACTCGGCAGAGACCGGTCGCGCGATCGTGAGCAATGACGAGATGGTCCGGATCATCGCAAAGAGCCCGGAGCATTTTATTGGATTTGCGGGGGCAGACCCGAGGCGGGAGGACGCCGGCGAGGAGCTGATCCGGGCTTTTGATGAGCTGAAGCTGTCCGGTCTGAAGCTGAACCTGTCCCGTCTTCATATGTACCCGGACGACCCGCGCCTGGCTCCTCTCTATGAGATCTGCCGGACAAGGAATAAACCGGTCATGTTCCATGCGGGATATAGCTGGGAACCTGACACGCCCGCCAAATATTCAGAACCGATCCGGTTTGAAGACGTGGCGGTAAACTACCCGGAGCTTCGGTTCTGCCTGGCGCATATGGGGTGGCCGTGGTGGGAGGAGACCATTATGCTGCTGATGAAATATCCCAATGTGTATGCGGACACTTCCATGGTATATATGGATTCCCCGAAGAATTATTATGAGCATCTGTTCTCTGTGAATATGAACTTAAACTGGCTTCAGAACTGTTTTGCCCATAAGGTGATGTTTGGATCGAACAATCCCAGGTTCCGCCATGTGAGGAGTCTGGCTGGTATCCGGAACCTTCCGCTCCGCGAGGATGTTATGGATGCTGTTTTGGGAGGCAATGCAGTGAGATTCTTAGGATTGGAGGGCTAG
- a CDS encoding secondary thiamine-phosphate synthase enzyme YjbQ, producing MVKVIENQVMTQKEFEMIRITDQVKEAVENSGVTNGMVAVITKHTTTGIMVNEALPCVEKDIELQLDRLVPNDYPYVHTHMLPTYGTCSGNAPGHLKSMLVGNHCIFPVIDGRMVTGGEQNIYFVEMDGLQIRKYLIEVIGD from the coding sequence ATGGTTAAGGTGATAGAGAATCAGGTAATGACACAAAAAGAGTTTGAGATGATCCGGATCACGGACCAGGTAAAAGAAGCCGTGGAGAACAGCGGCGTTACCAACGGCATGGTGGCGGTGATCACGAAGCATACCACGACGGGTATTATGGTAAATGAGGCGCTGCCCTGTGTGGAAAAGGACATAGAACTTCAGCTGGATCGTCTGGTACCCAATGATTACCCCTATGTGCACACCCACATGCTTCCCACCTATGGGACCTGTTCGGGAAATGCACCTGGCCACTTAAAATCCATGCTGGTTGGCAATCACTGCATCTTCCCGGTGATAGACGGAAGGATGGTGACCGGAGGGGAGCAGAATATCTATTTTGTTGAGATGGACGGGCTGCAGATCCGCAAATATTTGATTGAAGTAATCGGCGACTGA
- a CDS encoding amino acid ABC transporter permease, whose amino-acid sequence MIFGLNFSFLGKYGFYYLDGLKVTLALAFWTLILATIVGVALGMVRVQNYRIVSSIIDGWINFIRGVPIMVQIFIVYYGIATSLPQFWAAVVSLTVNSSVYIAEHTRAGMQAVNKGQMEAARCIGMSKMEANWYIIIPQAIKNILPSLCNEFILLIKNTSIVSVIALHELTYTSNSVRANTFLAFEPLIVTAFIYFVITYILKKLIGILERRLHAHD is encoded by the coding sequence ATGATTTTTGGATTGAATTTTTCCTTTTTAGGCAAATATGGATTTTACTATCTGGATGGTTTGAAGGTTACGCTGGCGCTGGCGTTCTGGACCCTGATCCTGGCAACCATCGTCGGTGTGGCCCTGGGCATGGTGCGGGTGCAGAATTACAGGATCGTCAGCAGCATTATAGACGGCTGGATCAACTTTATCCGCGGCGTGCCGATCATGGTCCAGATATTTATCGTGTATTACGGGATCGCAACATCCCTGCCGCAGTTCTGGGCCGCAGTGGTCTCTCTGACAGTGAACAGCTCTGTGTATATTGCAGAGCATACCCGGGCCGGGATGCAGGCTGTCAATAAGGGGCAGATGGAGGCCGCCAGGTGTATCGGCATGTCGAAGATGGAGGCAAACTGGTATATCATCATACCGCAGGCGATCAAGAATATCCTGCCGTCCCTCTGCAATGAGTTTATCCTGCTGATAAAAAACACTTCCATCGTGTCGGTCATTGCCCTGCACGAACTGACCTATACCTCAAACTCCGTCAGGGCTAATACGTTTCTGGCTTTTGAGCCTTTGATCGTGACGGCGTTTATCTACTTTGTTATCACCTATATCCTGAAGAAGCTGATCGGTATACTGGAAAGGAGGCTGCACGCGCATGACTGA
- a CDS encoding amino acid ABC transporter ATP-binding protein yields the protein MIQVKGLKKNFGSLEVLKGVDMEIDRGQVVVVIGPSGSGKSTFLRCLNLLEKPTDGDILFHGESILRKDMKIDEYREKFGMVFQLFNLFENLSVLDNVTIGPRKVKKVPKQEADAKARELLKRVGLESKADAYPAQLSGGQKQRVAIARTLAMDPEVILFDEATSALDPEMVGEVLQIMRQLAEEGMTMVVVTHEMGFAREVGDRLVFMDDGYIVEEGNPKDVISNPQHQRTKNFLSKML from the coding sequence ATTATCCAGGTGAAAGGATTGAAAAAGAATTTTGGGAGCCTGGAGGTCTTAAAGGGTGTGGATATGGAGATCGACCGCGGTCAGGTGGTCGTGGTGATCGGGCCTTCCGGCTCCGGAAAGTCTACTTTTCTGAGATGCTTAAATCTTCTGGAAAAACCTACGGACGGCGATATCCTGTTCCATGGGGAGTCGATCCTGAGAAAAGACATGAAGATCGACGAGTACCGTGAAAAGTTCGGCATGGTATTCCAGTTGTTCAATCTGTTTGAGAACTTAAGCGTGCTTGACAATGTGACCATTGGCCCAAGAAAGGTCAAAAAGGTGCCGAAGCAGGAGGCCGACGCGAAGGCTCGGGAGCTTTTAAAGCGAGTGGGGCTGGAGAGCAAGGCGGATGCGTACCCGGCGCAGTTGTCCGGCGGGCAGAAACAGAGAGTGGCGATCGCGCGGACTCTTGCCATGGACCCGGAGGTGATCTTATTTGACGAGGCCACCTCTGCCCTGGACCCGGAGATGGTGGGGGAGGTCCTTCAGATCATGCGCCAGTTGGCGGAGGAGGGGATGACCATGGTGGTCGTGACCCATGAGATGGGGTTTGCCCGTGAGGTGGGAGACCGCCTGGTCTTTATGGACGACGGTTATATAGTAGAAGAGGGTAATCCAAAGGATGTCATTTCCAATCCCCAGCATCAGAGGACAAAAAATTTCCTGAGTAAAATGCTGTAG
- a CDS encoding transporter substrate-binding domain-containing protein yields the protein MRKIKKLAALFLSGALAASMTACSGGSGTAAAPAPTPAQGPATAAAEAEKPAESTTGAASAEAAENKEWGPIFTDLIENGKLKVGIIGNDPTFCFHTVEDGKDVLAGFEVAGMYEMAQRLSEYLGREVTVDFYESDFTGCMSALQANQVYFVTRLSPTDERKQTWLFTDVYHKSNECYVARKDNLDNEKFTGTLEGVTVCGQMGSIDITMTQHLYPDAKIQELGLVSDLLLSVKNGKSDLACMNAVSAAMSVAANPDLAIVESLTWEPTDEFDKGCGLCMAYGNEDFAEWASGFFADIKAEGLWDQMQSDAASQLDEKALEAFIAQ from the coding sequence ATGAGAAAGATCAAAAAACTTGCAGCTCTGTTTTTATCCGGCGCCCTGGCGGCGTCCATGACGGCATGTTCCGGCGGCTCCGGCACGGCGGCAGCCCCTGCGCCAACTCCTGCACAAGGCCCGGCGACCGCGGCAGCTGAAGCGGAAAAACCTGCAGAGAGCACAACAGGGGCAGCTTCGGCGGAGGCGGCGGAGAATAAGGAGTGGGGGCCTATCTTCACTGACCTGATCGAAAACGGCAAACTGAAAGTGGGCATTATCGGAAATGACCCCACCTTCTGTTTCCATACGGTGGAGGACGGCAAGGATGTGCTGGCTGGATTTGAGGTGGCCGGTATGTATGAGATGGCGCAACGTTTGAGCGAGTATCTGGGACGTGAAGTCACCGTGGATTTTTATGAAAGTGATTTTACGGGCTGTATGTCTGCGCTTCAGGCAAACCAGGTTTATTTCGTTACCCGTTTGAGTCCCACCGATGAGCGCAAGCAGACCTGGCTGTTCACGGATGTGTACCACAAATCCAATGAATGTTATGTAGCCAGGAAGGACAACCTGGACAATGAGAAATTCACCGGCACCCTGGAAGGGGTAACAGTCTGCGGCCAGATGGGGTCTATAGATATTACGATGACCCAGCATCTGTATCCGGACGCGAAGATCCAGGAATTGGGGCTTGTGTCGGATCTGCTGCTTTCCGTGAAGAACGGCAAGTCGGACCTGGCCTGCATGAATGCGGTTTCCGCGGCGATGTCCGTGGCAGCCAACCCGGACCTGGCTATTGTGGAGAGCCTGACCTGGGAGCCGACCGATGAGTTTGATAAGGGCTGCGGCCTGTGCATGGCTTATGGCAATGAGGACTTTGCAGAGTGGGCAAGCGGTTTCTTTGCGGATATCAAGGCAGAAGGACTGTGGGACCAGATGCAGTCTGACGCGGCATCCCAGTTGGATGAAAAGGCGCTGGAGGCGTTTATCGCCCAGTAG
- a CDS encoding GntR family transcriptional regulator has translation MNKNSIVPMYQQLADAIKQQILSGELKEADKLMTETQLVEYYDVSRITVRKAIDVLAEGGYVTKKQGIGTFVTAKKLNRVISDKVLSFTQMCELEGKKASAEILSVDRVKPEAKVRKLLKLQKEELALQIIRLRKCDGVAVMLEETYLPTKYGFVMEEDLTGSICAMLRSHGAEIVHATKTVEICYATDRETQLLDVRSRQPLLLHYDISMNEDWEEVLCSKLVINSERYTLTITM, from the coding sequence ATGAACAAGAATTCAATAGTCCCGATGTATCAACAGTTAGCGGATGCCATAAAACAACAGATATTAAGCGGAGAGCTGAAAGAAGCAGACAAGCTGATGACAGAAACGCAATTGGTGGAATATTACGATGTAAGCCGTATTACAGTGCGCAAAGCGATCGATGTCCTGGCGGAAGGCGGATATGTGACGAAAAAGCAGGGGATAGGAACCTTTGTGACAGCAAAGAAGCTGAACCGTGTTATTTCCGACAAGGTGCTGAGTTTTACCCAGATGTGTGAGCTGGAGGGGAAGAAGGCTTCTGCAGAGATCTTGTCTGTGGACCGGGTGAAACCGGAAGCGAAGGTAAGGAAGCTATTGAAGCTCCAGAAGGAGGAGCTGGCCCTTCAGATCATCCGCCTCCGAAAGTGCGACGGGGTGGCAGTTATGCTTGAGGAGACATACCTTCCAACAAAATACGGTTTTGTTATGGAGGAGGATCTAACCGGATCGATCTGTGCCATGCTGCGCAGTCATGGGGCAGAGATTGTCCACGCGACAAAGACGGTGGAGATCTGTTATGCTACGGACCGGGAGACACAGCTCCTGGATGTGCGTTCCAGGCAGCCTCTGCTGCTGCATTATGACATTTCCATGAACGAGGACTGGGAGGAGGTCCTCTGCAGTAAGCTGGTGATCAATTCGGAACGGTATACATTGACCATAACCATGTAA